In the genome of Carya illinoinensis cultivar Pawnee chromosome 13, C.illinoinensisPawnee_v1, whole genome shotgun sequence, the window TCAATCACAATAGCCAATCACTCTTTCTATATCATTAGAGTTGAATATGGATGCATCTACTCTCGCAATATCTCCAAGAAAGCTTAGATCCGATGTGTACTCCTATTCCTACCAAGATGACTCGAACACGCCATTGGTGATCAATGTTCTTGCCTCTCTCATCGAGAGAAGTATGGCTAGGAATGAAAGGATTGCCAAAACTTGCAAATGGGCTTTATCTAAAGACAGTCGAACCCGAGTTTTTGATTGCCACGAGACGCCGGACATGACGATTCTGTCATATCTAGAGAGGATTTTCCGATACACTCGAGCCGGGCCATCGATTTATGTTGTTGCATATGTCTATATTGATCGGTTTTGCCAGAGCAATCCTGGATTTCGGATCAGTGCCAGAAATGTCCACAGCTTTCTCATCACAACCATTATGGTGGCTTCTAAGTATGTGGAGGACATGTGAGTATTTTCTACCCAACTTTTTCTTTATTGGAACTTTAATGTTGAGGATCCGTCCAAAAGCTTTAGGCCATTTAATAGCATATACTTCCTtttaatctaatctttagtCTTCGATCTTTTTTTACAGGAATTACCGAAATTCATACTTTGCTCGAGTTGGGGGATTGACGACCGAAGAATTGAACAAATTGGAGCTTGAGTTTCTGTTCTTGATGGGTTTCAAATTGCATGTGAATGTAAGTGTGTTCGAGAGCTATTGTTGTCACTTAGAGAGAGAAGTCAGCATTGGAGGAGGGTACCAGATAGAGAGGACTTTAAGATGCGCTGAAGAAATCAAATCAAGgcaaagagaagagagagggttTAATCAGATTGCTCGTCTTATGTTATAGATCAGTACTTGAaagaggagttttttttttttttaacccaccATTGGGAATTGTCGAAGGATTTACACGAGGAAGTCGACAAAACAGATGAAATTGGTGTGCAATTACAGAGATTTCTTGACAAGGGAAATCTAGCGGCCACTTTCTTGTACTTTCATATAAAgttgtatatatgtatgatatTTTGCCATAAGTTACATGAGCTTCCATGAAACATtaatataaagaataatatCAGCGATTCAGCGGTTCCAATTGGAAAATATGGATTATTCTTTTTGTTCGTAGCCGGCCTGCATGCACGCGAACCCATGATTTTAGCAGTAAAAGTGTAAAACGTACATAGAGTACACGGGCAGATAAGAGTTTACGATCAGTAAAATCTGAATATCGAATAATTGAGTCATGTCAAAATCTAGTAGGTGAGGTGTGACAATCCCTTGATGTTATGGACAACGATCCGCATTACTTCATCTGCTTTTCTATCTGAA includes:
- the LOC122292405 gene encoding cyclin-U2-1-like, which codes for MDASTLAISPRKLRSDVYSYSYQDDSNTPLVINVLASLIERSMARNERIAKTCKWALSKDSRTRVFDCHETPDMTILSYLERIFRYTRAGPSIYVVAYVYIDRFCQSNPGFRISARNVHSFLITTIMVASKYVEDMNYRNSYFARVGGLTTEELNKLELEFLFLMGFKLHVNVSVFESYCCHLEREVSIGGGYQIERTLRCAEEIKSRQREERGFNQIARLML